The proteins below are encoded in one region of Plutella xylostella chromosome 13, ilPluXylo3.1, whole genome shotgun sequence:
- the LOC119691943 gene encoding uncharacterized protein LOC119691943 isoform X1 has protein sequence MREQLPVAPGGLYLHNTMFGYIVAGKLPQHGKYKQCPVSNFCSSTSNMMLDSEFDQNEIQRFNSIDNSLKRLWQCEEVPKVYTEASSEQELAEIQFCESTKLIDGRFEVSLPLKQDFKDIRLGDSLSRALQRFYNLEKRFIRDPSLQEPYKKFIDEYVQLGHGRYYDISDYNLEQDPVYFLPHHPVINQNSKTTKLRVVFDGSMLTNEGVSLNDHLLNGPCVQKDLFSILILFRLNGKYVFISDIKKMFRNIMLNKKQCSLQNILWRDTPQEEIRCIQLLSVTYGLRSSNFLATRCLNELAYRFKDKYPLGAATLLNNVYVNDVSVGSNDLDELCEIKKQLTELLKLGSFELHKWSSNHPKILQDIPKSDQNLEDIEFCQHEDAFVKTLGIKYNVKKDTFNIGCSQNEVLTEYTKRQILSFLSSVFDPLGIIGPIIVLAKIFMQQTWMLRTAWDQAVPYDLNKKFKEFVENLLGMSDIVIPRNIRTYELQLIELVGFSDASNKAYGSCLYVRTIDYQGNVSMNLLCSKSRINPMTKLTTPRLELNSALLLAKLAKKVYDTLKTKFSLNVYLYVDSTIVLAWLNTEPVKLSVYVANRVKMIRDLTKEFLWLYVNTTKNPADCLSRGVEPHLLQNYDLWWCGPDYFKESSYVHSSRGLNFPEQIPEVKICGISIEKKKEKFELLSKYSDINKLIRVIACIYRVYNICKKEGHLGGNITCAELDFALKMIIRCDQKHYFESEMNALTSNKPIKGNLSSLNPFIDDMGLLRVGGRLQHAQIPYFQKHPIILAKGSNITHLIIANEHKLLMHAGQRMILSTLSQRYYIVNGLREIKCVIHKCIVCFRLKAKTTEQLMGSLPFDRVNPCRAFEKVGIDYGGPFSVKAHRIRKPLIYKAYILIFVCFVTKAIHIELASNMTTECFLQCLKRFISRRNRPSIIYCDNAATFKGASNQLNDLYSNHSKKEHQDTVHRFASDLGIEFNFIPAYSPVFGGLWEAGIKSAKFHMKRVIGNQVLTYEELNSVIIQIEGVLNSRPLIALPATDTTDMAYLTPSHFLTGAAMTSIPEPDVKDIPINRLSFWKQCTKMIQCFWKAWHKQYLVQLQNRPKWRSDRPNLEVGTLVIVREDNLPPLQWKMARIVEVYPGTDGKVRALTVINSKGTKMRTSVHKVCVLPIE, from the coding sequence ATGAGAGAACAGCTGCCAGTGGCTCCAGGTGGGCTATATTTGCATAACACTATGTTTGGCTATATTGTAGCAGGCAAGTTACCACAGCATGGTAAGTATAAACAATGCCCGGTTAGTAACTTTTGTAGTAGCACAAGTAATATGATGTTAGACTCAGAGTTTGATCAAAATGAGATACAAAGGTTTAATTCAATTGACAATTCACTAAAAAGGTTATGGCAGTGTGAAGAGGTGCCTAAGGTCTATACAGAGGCCTCCTCAGAGCAGGAACTTGCTGAAATTCAGTTCTGTGAGTCAACAAAATTAATAGATGGTAGGTTTGAGGTGTCTTTACCTTTAAAGCAGGACTTTAAGGATATAAGGCTAGGTGATTCTTTATCACGGGCTCTTCAAAGGTTTTACAACCTAGAAAAGAGGTTCATTAGAGATCCTTCGTTACAGGAACCCTATAAAAAATTTATAGATGAGTATGTACAATTAGGGCATGGTAGATACTATGATATTAGCGATTACAATTTAGAGCAGGACCCGGTGTATTTCTTACCACACCATCCAGTAATTAATCAAAATagtaaaacaacaaaacttcGGGTAGTGTTTGATGGGTCAATGTTAACTAATGAAGGTGTTTCATTAAATGATCACTTATTAAATGGACCTTGTGTTCAAAAGGACCTATTTAGCATTTTGATCTTATTTAGGTTAAATGGTAAATATGTGTTCATTTctgacattaaaaaaatgtttagaaatattatgttgaacAAAAAACAATGTTCACTACAAAACATACTGTGGAGAGACACACCACAGGAAGAAATAAGATGTATTCAATTGCTAAGTGTAACATATGGTCTCCGAAGTTCAAACTTCTTAGCTACAAGGTGTTTAAATGAGTTAGCTTACCGGTTCAAGGATAAGTACCCTCTGGGGGCAGCTACTTTGTTAAACAATGTCTATGTTAATGATGTCAGCGTAGGGAGTAATGATCTTGATGAACTCtgtgagattaaaaaacagttgACTGAGCTACTGAAGTTAGGTAGTTTTGAGTTGCACAAATGGAGTTCCAACCATCCAAAAATATTACAGGATATTCCTAAGAGTGATCAAAATCTTGAGGATATTGAGTTTTGTCAGCATGAAGATGCCTTTGTTAAAACATTAGGCATAAAGTACAATGTAAAAAAGGATACCTTTAATATAGGGTGTTCACAAAATGAGGTTCTTACAGAATATACCAAAAGAcagattttaagttttttgagTAGTGTATTCGACCCGTTAGGTATAATAGGGCCTATAATTGTATTGGCAAAAATATTCATGCAACAGACATGGATGCTGAGGACTGCTTGGGATCAGGCAGTGCCctatgatttaaataaaaaatttaaagaaTTTGTTGAAAATTTGTTAGGTATGTCAGATATAGTGATACCTAGAAACATAAGAACATACGAACTTCAGTTAATAGAGCTAGTAGGGTTCTCTGATGCTTCCAACAAGGCATATGGAAGCTGTTTATATGTTAGAACTATTGATTATCAGGGAAATGTTAGTATGAACCTTCTATGTTCTAAATCCAGGATTAATCCTATGACTAAATTGACCACACCGAGATTGGAGCTCAATAGCGCATTACTGCTGGCCAAGTTAGCCAAAAAGGTGTATGAcactttaaaaacaaagtttagCTTAAATGTGTATCTATATGTTGATTCAACAATTGTTTTGGCATGGTTAAATACAGAACCAGTCAAATTAAGTGTGTATGTAGCCAATAGGGTTAAGATGATTCGTGACTTAACTAAAGAGTTTTTATGGCTGTATGTAAATACCACAAAAAACCCAGCAGACTGCCTATCCAGAGGTGTTGAGCCACACTTGTTACAAAATTATGATCTTTGGTGGTGTGGTCCagattattttaaagaaagtagCTATGTACATAGTAGCAGGGGGCTTAATTTCCCAGAGCAAATTCCTGAAGTTAAGATTTGCGGTATTTCTattgaaaagaaaaaagaaaagttTGAGTTACTGTCAAAATACtcagatataaataaattaataagggtAATTGCTTGTATATACAGAGTTTACAACATTTGTAAAAAGGAAGGCCACTTAGGAGGTAACATAACTTGTGCTGAGTTAGACTTTGCATTAAAAATGATAATTAGGTGCGatcaaaaacattattttgaaAGTGAGATGAATGCATTGACCTCAAATAAACCAATAAAAGGTAACCTTAGTTCATTGAACCCGTTCATTGATGACATGGGGCTACTGCGAGTAGGTGGTAGGTTGCAGCATGCTCAGATTccttattttcaaaaacatcCGATTATTTTGGCCAAGGGTTCAAATATTACGCATCTAATAATAGCTAATGAGCATAAGCTACTCATGCATGCAGGTCAAAGAATGATTTTATCAACTTTAAGCCAAAGGTATTACATTGTTAATGGATTAAGAGAAATAAAATGTgttatacataaatgtattgtttgttttaggCTTAAGGCTAAAACAACGGAACAGCTGATGGGTTCATTGCCATTTGATAGGGTAAACCCTTGCCGTGCTTTTGAGAAAGTAGGTATTGATTATGGGGGTCCCTTCTCAGTTAAGGCACACCGTATCAGGAAACCATTAATTTATAAGGCATATATTCTCATCTTTGTATGCTTCGTCACAAAGGCGATACACATTGAGTTGGCTTCTAACATGACCACAGAATGCTTCCTGCAATGTTTAAAAAGATTTATAAGCCGTCGTAACAGGCcatcaataatttattgtgaTAATGCAGCTACATTCAAAGGGGCTAGCAACCAACTCAATGATTTATATTCAAATCACTCTAAAAAGGAGCACCAAGATACAGTGCATAGATTTGCAAGTGACTTAGgtattgaatttaattttataccgGCATATTCACCAGTGTTCGGAGGTTTATGGGAGGCTGGCATAAAAAGTGCTAAATTTCATATGAAAAGGGTTATAGGCAACCAAGTACTCACTTATGAGGAGTTAAACTCTGTAATAATACAAATAGAGGGTGTATTAAACTCAAGACCACTCATCGCCTTACCAGCTACTGACACCACTGATATGGCCTATTTAACTCCTAGTCATTTTTTAACAGGAGCTGCTATGACTTCTATACCTGAACCTGATGTGAAAGATATACCCATTAATAGATTATCTTTCTGGAaacaatgtacaaaaatgaTACAATGTTTTTGGAAGGCATGGCACAAGCAGTATCTTGTGCAACTACAGAACAGGCCCAAGTGGCGTTCTGATAGGCCTAACttagaagtaggtactttagtaATAGTAAGGGAAGATAACTTACCTCCATTACAGTGGAAAATGGCTCGCATTGTAGAAGTGTATCCTGGTACAGATGGCAAGGTTAGGGCACTCACTGTTATTAACAGCAAAGGCACTAAAATGCGAACGAGTGTGCATAAGGTTTGTGTGTTGCCTATAGAATAA
- the LOC119691943 gene encoding uncharacterized protein LOC119691943 isoform X2 gives MEDDLKRMVATRGQFKDPNDDEKIDEYEDKYLITLAALNQWLNEHQSAGNIEGPSQPPKVSSMTHQSLPRIEIGKFNGQVGKYHDFVNLFKSIIDNDTRLSQCDKFYYLKTLLEGEAADVVQHLSLNAENYNVALQLLAERYDNKFRIINHHINSILDLPVIKKCSAASLRELVSKTKQHLSALTNLEVPTQHWDLMILCILQRKIDMYTFRCFHLELKDNTLPKLDLFLKFLDQRASALETVAEVQQPCTSVNKYHGASLVAAAEGQISRSCTYCQSKYHNKLHQCQKFKLALPSDRIKFVESNKLCKLCLNSHKEY, from the exons ATGGAAGACGATTTAAAACGCATGGTTGCGACCAGAGGTCAATTTAAAG ACCCGAACGACGACGAAAAAATTGACGAGTATGAGGATAAATACTTGATAACTTTGGCGGCACTAAATCAATGGCTCAATGAACATCAGTCAGCAGGTAACATTGAAGGGCCTAGCCAACCCCCGAAGGTATCCAGTATGACTCATCAGAGTCTTCCACGGATCGAGATTGGAAAGTTCAATGGCCAGGTAGGCAAATACCACGATTTTGTAAACTTGTTCAAAAGTATCATTGACAATGACACTAGGCTGTCGCAATgcgataaattttattatttaaaaaccttaTTAGAAGGTGAGGCTGCGGATGTGGTGCAGCATTTAAGCTTAAATGccgaaaattataatgttgCTTTGCAATTGTTAGCTGAGCGCTATGATaataagtttaggataattaaCCATCATATAAACAGCATACTTGATCTACCTGTTATAAAGAAATGCTCTGCTGCTAGCTTAAGAGAGCTTGTATCCAAAACTAAACAACACTTGTCAGCATTAACTAACCTAGAAGTTCCCACACAGCACTGGGACTTAatgattttatgtattttacagCGTAAGATTGACATGTACACCTTTAGATGCTTTCATCTAGAATTAAAAGATAACACTTTACCTAAACTAgatttatttctgaaatttCTAGATCAGCGAGCATCTGCACTTGAAACTGTGGCAGAGGTGCAACAACCGTGTACTTCTGTGAACAAATACCATGGAGCGAGCTTAGTGGCGGCTGCTGAGGGCCAAATAAGCAGATCATGTACCTATTGCCAGTCCAAGTATCATAACAAGCTTCATCAGTGCCAAAAATTCAAGCTAGCCTTGCCATCTGACCGCATAAAATTCGTTGAATCTAACAAATTATGCAAGCTTTGCTTAAACTCACATAAAG aatATTAA
- the LOC119691943 gene encoding uncharacterized protein LOC119691943 isoform X3, with amino-acid sequence MEDDLKRMVATRGQFKDPNDDEKIDEYEDKYLITLAALNQWLNEHQSAGNIEGPSQPPKVSSMTHQSLPRIEIGKFNGQISEHLHLKLWQRCNNRVLL; translated from the exons ATGGAAGACGATTTAAAACGCATGGTTGCGACCAGAGGTCAATTTAAAG ACCCGAACGACGACGAAAAAATTGACGAGTATGAGGATAAATACTTGATAACTTTGGCGGCACTAAATCAATGGCTCAATGAACATCAGTCAGCAGGTAACATTGAAGGGCCTAGCCAACCCCCGAAGGTATCCAGTATGACTCATCAGAGTCTTCCACGGATCGAGATTGGAAAGTTCAATGGCCAG ATCAGCGAGCATCTGCACTTGAAACTGTGGCAGAGGTGCAACAACCGTGTACTTCTGTGA